The DNA sequence CCCGCCCAGCGCCCGCAGCCGCTCCTCCAGCAGCTGCTCGGTGCGGAGTTGCGGCAGGACCAGCGTGTACGGGAAGCGGGTGCCTGGAGCAGTTGCTGCGAGCGGCCGCCGACGAGCGCTACCCCTCCGTAGCCGCGGTCGCCCAGCACGTCGGCGACTTCGAGCACCGCTTCCGGCATGGCATCGGCCTGATCATCAGCGGACCGGAAACGACACCCTGACCCGCGGCGGGCCCCGGTCCGTCCGGGCCGGCCGGTGGCCGATGACGCGTGCCGAGGGGCGTTCCGGGATACCCATCACGCATGAGACGCATCAGTGACTTCGACCGCCGGCTGTTCGCGCGGGTCGCGGCGAGCCGGCTTCGCGGGGCCCATCCGCTGCTGCCCCGGCTCAGCCGGGCGGCCGACCACGGCCGGCTGTGGTTCGGCACGGCCGGAGTGCTCGCGACGGTCGGCGGGCGCACCGCGCGGCGGGCCGCGCTGCGCGGGATCGGTTCGCTGGCCGCCGCCTCACTCGTGTCGAACGTCGTGGTCAAGTGGACCGTGGAACGCCAGCGTCCGGTCCTGGACGTGGTGCCCCTGGTGCGCCGGCTCCGCCGGCAGCCGTGGACCAGCTCCTTTCCCTCCGGGCACTCCGCCTCCGCCGCCGCCTTCGCCACCGGGGTGGCCCTGGAGTCGTCGCGGTACGGCCTGCTGGTCGCCCCGCTCGCCGCCGCGGTCGCCGCCTCCCGGGTCTACGTGGGCGTCCACTACCCCAGCGATGTGCTGGCCGGTATCGCGCTCGGCGCCGGTGCCGCCGCGCTGACCTGCCGCTACTGGCCGCCGCGCCCCGAGGCCCCGGCGCAGGCCCGGCCGCGGATCTCGGCGCCCGCCCTGCCCAAGGGCGAGGGGCTGGTGGTCCTGGTCAACCAGCGGGCCGGCGTGGCCACTGCCGCCGGCGGGTTCACGGTGGCCGAGCAGCTGCGGGTGCTGCTGCCCGCCGCGGAGATCCTGGAGTGCGGGCCCGGGGACGACTTCATGGACCTGCTCGGGCAGGCCGCCCGGCGCGCCGCGGACCGGGCCGGGGCGCTCGGCATCTGCGGCGGGGACGGCAGCGTCAACGCGGCGGCGACGATCGCGGCCGAACGCGGACTGCCGCTCGCGGTGTTCCCCGGCGGCACCCTCGACCACTTCGCGCTGGACGTCGGCGTACCGGCCTTCGAGGACACCGCGCACGCCGTGACCGAGGGCGACGCCGTGGCCGTGGACCTGGGCCGCGCCACCCCGCTCGCCGGGGGCGGCGGGACCAGCCAGTTCGTCAACACCTT is a window from the Streptomyces luomodiensis genome containing:
- a CDS encoding bifunctional phosphatase PAP2/diacylglycerol kinase family protein, yielding MRRISDFDRRLFARVAASRLRGAHPLLPRLSRAADHGRLWFGTAGVLATVGGRTARRAALRGIGSLAAASLVSNVVVKWTVERQRPVLDVVPLVRRLRRQPWTSSFPSGHSASAAAFATGVALESSRYGLLVAPLAAAVAASRVYVGVHYPSDVLAGIALGAGAAALTCRYWPPRPEAPAQARPRISAPALPKGEGLVVLVNQRAGVATAAGGFTVAEQLRVLLPAAEILECGPGDDFMDLLGQAARRAADRAGALGICGGDGSVNAAATIAAERGLPLAVFPGGTLDHFALDVGVPAFEDTAHAVTEGDAVAVDLGRATPLAGGGGTSQFVNTFSLGFYPELVRVRESLEGRLGKWPAAAVALARVLRTASPMEIQVNGRQRRLWMLFAGNGVYSPEGFAPAYRQQLDDGLLDVRAIDGEERLARTRLLISALTGTLGRSHVYTTRRMRQLRLSGLDGVNSRAYDGEVASDPAQELLIDTWPGALTVYRPAEPQNELLQRARTAAAKAPHRWRALLRK